In Penaeus chinensis breed Huanghai No. 1 chromosome 11, ASM1920278v2, whole genome shotgun sequence, a genomic segment contains:
- the LOC125030605 gene encoding ras-related protein Rab-33B-like, with product MNGSSTQTFAQSGALLRDRKQKTFKIIVIGDSSVGKTCLTFRFCGGHFPDRTEATIGVDFRERKLKIDGEDIVLQLWDTAGQERFRRSMVQHYYRNVHAVVFVYDVTRMASFMSLPSWIEECNHHSLSYNIPRILVGNKCDCKDHLEVPTNVAQRFADRHSMPLFETSAKNDNDCDHVEAIFMTLAHKLKASKPMMPIDPTQFPPEDIHRAEVMSIGRERNGVEVQNSSSCYC from the exons ATGAATGGCTCCAGTACACAAACCTTTGCTCAGAGTGGGGCCTTGCTGAGAGATCGCAAGCAGAAGACTTTCAAGATCATTGTCATTGGCGACAGCAGTGTGGGGAAGACATGTCTCACTTTCAG ATTCTGTGGAGGACATTTCCCTGATAGAACAGAAGCAACTATTGGGGTAGATTTCcgcgaaagaaaattaaagattgaTGGAGAGGATATCGTG CTCCAGTTGTGGGACACTGCTGGCCAGGAGAGATTCCGAAGATCGATGGTCCAGCACTATTACCGTAACGTCCATGCAGTTGTCTTCGTGTATGATGTCACCAGAATGGCCTCATTTATG TCATTGCCGTCCTGGATTGAAGAATGCAATCACCACAGCCTCAGCTACAACATACCGCGGATTCTTGTTGGCAACAAGTGTGACTGCAAGGACCACCTGGAAGTCCCTACCAACGTGGCACAGAGATTCGCCGATCGCCACAGCATGCCA CTCTTTGAAACTTCAgcaaaaaatgacaatgattgtGATCATGTAGAGGCCATCTTCATGACTCTCGCCCATAAGCTGAAAGCCTCCAAACCCATGATGCCCATAGACCCCACGCAGTTTCCCCCAGAAGACATTCACAGAGCGGAAGTCATGTCCATCGGCAGGGAGAGGAACGGGGTGGAAGTGCAGAACTCCAGCTCCTGCTACTGCTGA